Part of the Aureitalea marina genome, GAAGGCTAAAAGCATAGGGCACATTGCCAAATACGCCATTATGTCCAACAAAGGATGGCTGGAGAGTGTAATGCCTGTGAGTGATTTTCTCACTCCGGGTATGCCGGTCAAACACTTCAAGATGGACATGCGGGACGCAGCCATAGAATGGCTGCAAGCCGTGGAGGTGAATCCTGAGAACCCGGAAGACTACTTCTCCAAGATGAAGATCGAACGTATTGAGAATACCAATATCTACCGATTTGTAATTGATGACGAGATCGATGAGGCCGGAATAAGTGCATTCTTTCAAATTTTGAAGAACCATCCCAAGCCTGACAAGTTCAGGGCCCTTGGAATTGTAAAAGGTTTTCCTTCTTTCGAGAGTTTCAAAACCCTGGTGGACGGGCTGCGTCTGGATTTTGCCATGATGGGGAGAATAGATCGCTATGCCGTGGTGACCAACAAGAATTGGGCCCAGTACTCCATCAAGGTTGCGGACCTGATCACACCGGGCTTGGAAATGAAGCTATTCGAAGCGGATAAAGAGGATGAGGCCTTAAATTGGCTGATGGAAGCATGAATTCCGACTACCCGGCAATAAGGCAATTGGCGGAATTACAAAAAGCGCTGAAACCTAAGATCACTGCCGTGGAGGGTCAATACCTTCAAAAGGAGTATTACCCCCTGGTGCATTTCGAGCTGAGGGGCACCACATTTCCCATTTATGTGGACGATGAATATACAGATCTGGAGTTGGGAAATCGATTGCTGAATTTATGCCTGGTGTTGCGAGCTTTGGAGAATTACTTGGATGCAGAGGACTATCTGGTTTGGTGTACCCAACACGGATTGGACTTCGGTGATTCCGCTGCCCGGGAATATCATATGGGACTCGGAACGATGGTTCGAGAAATAAGGAAATGGATAGACCCCATAGATAGCTTTATATCCGATTTCGATTTTGAACTGAATGCAGGCGCTGCCCAATACTTAAGGCGAACAACTTGAACATCCATATTATGAAAAATCTATTCTTACTACTGTTGATCTCTACCCAATTGGCTATCTCTCAAGCTGATCAGATCACCTTTAACCATGTGGCCCTTGGAGTAAGTGACCTGGAGTCTTCAACCTCATTCTACACTGAGATATTGGGTATCCAAAGAATCGGGGATCCAACCAACAATGAAACGATTCGTTGGTTTGCCCTTGGAGAAGGTAAGGAACTGCACTTAGTTGCAACTCCGGCAGAATTTGTTCGGCCTCCACGCCAAACTCACTTCGCGATCTCTTCCGCCAACTTTGACATATTTGTCCGTAAACTTCGCCAAAAGGACGTCCCCTTCGTCGATTGGGAAGGAAAACCGAATTCAGTCTACTTACGTCCAGATGGAGTCAGGCAGATCTATTTGCAAGATCCGGATGGTTACTGGATCGAGGTCAATAGCTTTACCAAAGAGTAGTTTCTTCTAAGGCCAAGCTGTAACAAGGAAGCTTTTGATCCATCTTTTGGATAAAGCTTCTTATGCTAAAACAATTACTTCTACTTTTTTTATTTGGACCATTGCTTTTGGTTGGATGCAAGGAACAAACTTCCTCAGGCTCCATAACTGAAGCTGCTGTCGAGGTTCAGGCTCAAAGTGTATTCACCTCAGACATCGATAACTTCTGGCAAGCCTATGATAGCATTCAAACTACAGACAATTTTAGCCGTAAACTGGAACTGATCAATCAGCACTATTTGGATAAGGCGTCCCCCGGTTTGCAATCCTTTGCCGAATCCCGAAACTATACAGACACGGTTTACGTTCGATTATTGGAAAAGTTTCCCAAATTTTGGGCTTCCATACGGGGAAACACCCTCCGATCCAAAGAAAAGGCAAAGGATATCGATCTGGCGATTGCTAGATTAAAGGTACTATACCCCGAGCTGAAGGAAGCACAGATATACTTCACCATAGGGGGATTGAACTCCGGAGGCACTACTGACGGATTACTCTCTTTGATAGGATGTGAGATCGCAGCCGCAGACGAATCAGTAGATACGTCTGAGTTTACAGAGGGTTGGTATGCTTTCCTGGCCGATCTTTTCAAGACCCAATCCTTGGAGAACATGGTTTACATCAATGTCCATGAGTATGTGCACACCCAACAAACTGAAAACGATCCCTATGTATTGGCTCATAGCCTAAAGGAAGGCAGTTGCGATTTCATTGCAGAATTAGTCTTGGAGGAGCCCCTCTCTGCGCCCTATATCTCATATGGGCTGGAAAATGAAGAAGTGATCAAGAAAAAATTCCGGGACGACCTCTTTAAAGAGGACAGTTCGGATTGGTTATACAACAGTGGTGACACAGAAAGTGTGGGAGACTTAGGCTACTTTATGGGTTACGCTATCTGCAAGGCCTATTACGAACGTTCCAGGGATAAAAAACTGGCCGTAAAGGAGATCATCGAGCTCAATTACCTGGATTCCATTGCCGTAGTTGATTTCCTCAATCGATCAGGATACTACAAGGACTATGTCCGCTCCCCCGCTTTATGGAATCCCTGGGGAACCCAGCTATTTTAAAGCATCTATTTTCCTATATTGGGGTGACCTTACCTTTCCCACAATCCCGATTCGCCTTTATGAGATACAAGGAATTCAATGCTTCCAAGGTCCTTGAAGATTGTATTAGTCTATTCTGGAAAAATGGTTACTCGTCCTGTTCCATTAATCGGATAGTCGATCGTTACTTTGGCAACATGCGCGCCTCCTACCTACAAGTACTGAGGCATGCCGTAGAAAAAGGTGAGATCAAACACCCGAAAAAACTAGATGAATATGCAGATTTCCTGGTGGGTATCATTTTTGGAATTTCAGTCTTATACAAAGTCAAAAGCAGGGATGAACTTCAGGCCTACATAGACGATCAATTATCCATGATCGTCTGATTTCTGAACGGTATTTTTTTTCGGTCCTCATTGGCCTTTAGGTTTATATGGTAATCATAAAACAACTTAAAACGATATCGCCATGGGTAATGTTTCTGTCACAAAATCAATCAATGTATCCGCTCAATCAGCATGGGAAGAGCTTTCCAGTTTCAAAGGAATCGAGAATTATTCGCCAATCGCAAAATCGGTCACCACGGGTGAAGGAACCGGTGCAACCCGCGTTTGCACCATGCCAGATGGAGCAGAGATCGATGAGATTCTAAACAAGGTGGATAATGACAATATGCACTTCCAATATGCCATTAATAGTGAGCCTTTCCCGGTTACCGGATATGTAAGTGATGTTAAGGTCAAACCGACGGGAGATAATAGCTGCGAGATCACCTGGGCTTGCACTTATAACTCCGCCGAGGAAGTGGAAGCCAATATGAATGGTCTTTTTGGCGGCTTTTACAATCTGATCATTGATGGCCTGGAAGGTCATTTGAATTAAAGCTGATCTCAGCAAAGAACAGAAGCCGCCCTTGGGTGGCTTTTTTGTTGCACAAAAGCACTTATTAAAAACGCCGAATTTTTTTTATAACTTTGAGTAAATCAGTTGTCTGAAAATGAACTTTCTCAACTGATCTTCTTGCCGAATATGAAGAGTGATTGCCCCGAGTTTCTTGGACTAGAAGTCCAAACCTGTCATCGAAATTCAAAACTAAATACAATCACTTATGAAAAAACTAATCGCTGAATTTATCGGAACCCTTTGGTTGGTTCTTGGAGGATGTGGAAGTGCCATGCTCGCTGCTGGTGTTCCTGAACTCGGAATTGGATTTGTAGGGGTTTCCCTGGCCTTCGGTCTTACAGTGGTCACTATGGCTTATGCCATTGGCCATATCTCCGGATGTCATTTGAACCCCGCCGTCTCTATCGGATTGTGGATGGGAGGGCGCTTCGATGCCAAGGATCTGATCCCTTACATAGTCGCACAAGTATTGGGAGGAATAGCAGGTGCCGGAATCCTATATATGATCGTAACCGGGAAAGCCGGGCAGGAGATCGGTTCCTTTGCTGCCAATGGATATGGTGAACACTCTCCTGAGGGCTACGGCATGTCGGCGGCATTGATCACGGAGGTGGTCATGACCTTTGCCTTCTTATTCGTTATACTTGGCGCAACTCACTCCAAAGCACCCAAGGGATTTGGAGGGCTGGCAATCGGGCTTTGTCTTACCCTGATCCACCTGATCAGTATTCCAGTGACCAACACCTCGGTAAACCCTGCTCGATCTACCAGCCAGGCTCTTTTCGTAGGGGATTGGGCCCTGAGCCAATTGTGGCTATTCTGGTTGGCTCCCATAATCGGTGCTATTCTTGCCGGTGTAATCTATAAATACCTATCTCCGGAAAAAGCAGAATAACTCCCTACATATATTTTGTAATTTGGCCGTCAATACTACTGTAATGACGGCCTTATTATTAATAGATATCCAGGAAGGTTTAGACGATCACCCGTACTATGGTGGTCAGCGCAATAACCCCAACGCAGAAGATAAGGCGGCTGCACTACTTGCA contains:
- a CDS encoding STAS/SEC14 domain-containing protein, yielding MIRLGKIEGTNIYEFVIDGKLDEATINEFYELIKKTADEGNKILLLGVIESWPGFATFKTFTTTMKLKAKSIGHIAKYAIMSNKGWLESVMPVSDFLTPGMPVKHFKMDMRDAAIEWLQAVEVNPENPEDYFSKMKIERIENTNIYRFVIDDEIDEAGISAFFQILKNHPKPDKFRALGIVKGFPSFESFKTLVDGLRLDFAMMGRIDRYAVVTNKNWAQYSIKVADLITPGLEMKLFEADKEDEALNWLMEA
- a CDS encoding VOC family protein, with the protein product MKNLFLLLLISTQLAISQADQITFNHVALGVSDLESSTSFYTEILGIQRIGDPTNNETIRWFALGEGKELHLVATPAEFVRPPRQTHFAISSANFDIFVRKLRQKDVPFVDWEGKPNSVYLRPDGVRQIYLQDPDGYWIEVNSFTKE
- a CDS encoding SRPBCC family protein encodes the protein MGNVSVTKSINVSAQSAWEELSSFKGIENYSPIAKSVTTGEGTGATRVCTMPDGAEIDEILNKVDNDNMHFQYAINSEPFPVTGYVSDVKVKPTGDNSCEITWACTYNSAEEVEANMNGLFGGFYNLIIDGLEGHLN
- the aqpZ gene encoding aquaporin Z translates to MKKLIAEFIGTLWLVLGGCGSAMLAAGVPELGIGFVGVSLAFGLTVVTMAYAIGHISGCHLNPAVSIGLWMGGRFDAKDLIPYIVAQVLGGIAGAGILYMIVTGKAGQEIGSFAANGYGEHSPEGYGMSAALITEVVMTFAFLFVILGATHSKAPKGFGGLAIGLCLTLIHLISIPVTNTSVNPARSTSQALFVGDWALSQLWLFWLAPIIGAILAGVIYKYLSPEKAE